A stretch of Telopea speciosissima isolate NSW1024214 ecotype Mountain lineage chromosome 11, Tspe_v1, whole genome shotgun sequence DNA encodes these proteins:
- the LOC122645958 gene encoding uncharacterized protein LOC122645958, whose amino-acid sequence MMDKYIYMKIEEEGSSPEVDGEVFVCGMTKFLVTDDLQVEPMSPSTILTRLLKLGFKDMSSLQETTLTIGSEEILNLLKGSLFFKTTLTDVFLRKQGFISKGLKSEMGDEVQSKSGSFLLKSPLIKMTMKLTMSKSMNKALYAEAGVDMVNYLLSFLTLPLGSIIQLLDGNSSLGSMDNL is encoded by the exons ATGATGGACAAGTACATATACATGAAAATAGAAGAGGAGGGTTCAAGTCCTGAAGTAGATGGAGAAGTGTTTGTTTGTGGAATGACCAAGTTCTTAGTAACGGATGATTTGCAGGTAGAGCCCATGTCTCCATCTACTATCTTGACACGGTTGCTCAAATTAGGGTTCAAAGACATGAGTTCCCTCCAAGAGACAACACTGACTATTGGCTCAGAGGAG ATTTTGAATCTGCTCAAAGGATCGTTATTTTTCAAGACAACACTGACAGATGTATTTCTTAGAAAGCAAGGATTTATATCTAAAGGATTAAAATCTGAGATGGGAGATGAAGTGCAGTCTAAGAGTGGAagttttttattaaaatctcCATTAATTAAGATGACTATGAAATTAACGATGAGTAAGTCAATGAACAAAGCATTATATGCTGAAGCTGGGGTAGACATGGTTAACTATCTCCTCAGCTTCCTTACCTTACCTCTTGGATCCATTATACAACTCTTGGATGGGAATTCATCACTGGGATCCATGGACAACTT GTAG
- the LOC122645356 gene encoding uncharacterized protein LOC122645356: MASQGSQTISLKVLIDKLLYYAHGNHSESVRLISKQPQPATIGSLTNLYKWVENLEEQFFQTEACKSMLLHPRNPYGKECRKLKLNIDDTEPTKYYICADWNCSRPDEYESDGLYSTFKNVRCNCGEMMDKEICMAKEDVGARAERDGGVFVCGTTKFMVTDDLQVEPISPATIVTLLHKLGLGDMSSLQETILSIGSEEILNLLKGSLFSKTPLTDVFLRKQGFTYEGIKFETEDAVQSKSSTCALMRSMNTQDVTLKLMTSTSMDKVLYAEAGEDMVDFLLSFLTFPLGSILQLLGGNSSMGSMDNLYRSVKHSKAMRDYELRDMLLNPGLSRGFGCRSNPLGVKESEQSAPSLWCRSYENGKNKDDPYTGYLSTEKSNLSISPSGDCSSILRFVCAGHQGFLKAPATFRVMDNLVLKPLVSRWSLSIVKQLKVPLNDLEVREINVRREQGLRLLKAFLFSKSLLTDVLPAMVNFDLMNSKQEK; this comes from the exons ATGGCTTCGCAAGGATCACAGACCATCAGCTTGAAGGTTCTGATCGACAAG CTTCTTTACTATGCCCATGGGAACCATAGTGAGAGTGTGAGACTGATCAGCAAACAACCACAGCCAGCCACTATTGGGTCCTTGACCAATCTATACAAatgggtggagaatcttgaggaGCAATTTTTTCAGACTGAGGCATGCAAGTCCATGCTACTTCATCCAAGGAATCCTTATGGAAAAGAGTGCAGGAAACTCAAACTGAACATCGACGATACAGAGCCCACCAAGTACTATATTTGTGCTGATTGGAATTGCAGCCGACCGGATGAGTATGAGAGTGATGGTTTGTATAGTACTTTCAAGAATGTCAGATGCAATTGCGGGGAAATGATGGACAAGGAGATATGCATGGCAAAAGAAGATGTGGGTGCAAGAGCTGAACGAGATGGTGGAGTGTTTGTTTGTGGAACGACCAAGTTCATGGTAACCGATGATTTGCAAGTAGAGCCCATTTCTCCAGCTACTATCGTGACATTGTTGCATAAACTTGGACTCGGAGACATGAGTTCCCTCCAAGAAACCATACTGAGTATTGGCTCTGAGGAG ATTTTGAATCTGCTCAAGGGATCGTTATTTTCCAAGACACCTCTGACAGATGTGTTCCTTAGAAAGCAAGGATTTACATATGAAGGTATAAAATTTGAGACAGAAGATGCAGTGCAGTCTAAAAGTTCCACATGTGCTCTCATGAGATCTATGAATACACAAGATGTTACTTTGAAGTTAATGACGAGTACGTCGATGGACAAAGTATTATATGCCGAAGCAGGGGAAGACATGGTTGACTTTCTTCTCAGCTTCCTTACCTTCCCTCTTGGATCCATTTTACAACTCTTAGGTGGGAATTCATCAATGGGATCCATGGACAATCTGTACAGGAGCGTGAAACATTCAAAAGCTATGAGGGATTATGAGCTAAGGGATATGCTGCTGAACCCTGGGCTCAGCCGTGGTTTTGGTTGCAGGAGCAACCCACTAGGAGTAAAAGAATCTGAACAGTCTGCTCCATCCTTGTGGTGTAGAAGTTATGAAAATGGAAAGAATAAAGATGACCCTTACACTGGTTATCTCTCTACTGAGAAGTCTAATCTAAGTATTAGTCCTTCAGGTGATTGTTCTTCAATATTACGCTTTGTATGTGCAGGTCATCAAGGATTTCTCAAGGCGCCTGCGACTTTCAGGGTAATGGACAATTTGGTTCTCAAACCACTAGTCTCTAGATGGAGTCTCTCCATTGTTAAACAATTGAAGGTTCCCTTAAATGACTTGGAGGTCCGTGAGATTAACGTGCGTAGGGAGCAG GGTTTGAGGCTATTGAAGGCTTTTCTCTTCTCTAAATCGTTACTGACCGATGTCTTGCCCGCCATGGTCAACTTTGACTTAATGAATTCCAAGCAAGAAAAGTAA
- the LOC122645357 gene encoding uncharacterized protein LOC122645357, with product MASQRLQTISLKVLIHKKRNEIVMAEADGDFVDILLSFFTMPMGTIVRLINKLPQVAIIGSLTTLYEAVENLEEQLFQIWECKSMLFHPRNPFENECRKLKLSIDDTEPIKYYICSDWNCSRRENGGLYTTFKNVSCKCGK from the coding sequence ATGGCTTCCCAAAGGTTACAGACCATAAGCCTGAAGGTTCTGATCCACAAGAAGAGAAACGAAATAGTAATGGCTGAAGCTGACGGTGACTTTGTAGACATTCTTTTAAGCTTCTTCACTATGCCGATGGGAACTATAGTGAGACTCATCAACAAACTACCGCAGGTAGCCATTATTGGATCCTTGACAACTCTATACGAAGCGGTGGAGAATCTTGAAGAACAGCTTTTCCAGATTTGGGAATGCAAGTCCATGCTATTTCATCCAAGGAATCCTTTTGAAAATGAGTGCAGGAAACTAAAATTGAGCATAGATGATACAGAGCCCATCAAGTACTATATCTGTTCTGATTGGAATTGCAGCCGACGGGAGAATGGTGGTCTGTATACTACTTTCAAGAATGTTAGTTGCAAGTGCGGGAAATGA